The following proteins are encoded in a genomic region of Mahella australiensis 50-1 BON:
- a CDS encoding Fur family transcriptional regulator — MAIYEMLRGTKQHPSAEMIYKTLENDYPTMSLATVYKTIDILKDAGLIQELKDMTSTGRYDANTAPHPHIICIKCNKVDDLDLDISFDDELLHKAKEASGYDVLYSQVYFYGYCPDCRI; from the coding sequence ATGGCTATCTATGAAATGTTGAGAGGCACAAAACAACATCCAAGCGCAGAAATGATCTATAAAACTCTGGAGAATGATTATCCTACCATGAGCCTAGCTACCGTTTATAAAACTATAGACATACTAAAAGACGCAGGTTTGATTCAGGAATTAAAAGACATGACATCTACTGGTAGATATGATGCCAATACAGCACCACATCCGCATATAATATGTATAAAATGTAATAAGGTAGATGATCTTGATCTAGACATATCATTTGACGATGAGTTGCTGCACAAGGCGAAAGAAGCAAGCGGCTATGATGTATTGTACAGTCAGGTATACTTCTATGGTTACTGCCCTGATTGTCGTATATAA
- a CDS encoding acyl-CoA thioesterase encodes MYSYDTHIKVRYKETDQMGIVHHSNYYPWFEEGRTDFLASLGRSYGQMEKDGFLLPLLESHCVYKKPAYYEDRLIIRTYVKEIKGVRITFGYRVLKQPEQVLIAEGYTVHAFVNKDMKPINVKKIDKNLYNLLYECLA; translated from the coding sequence TTGTATTCTTATGACACGCATATAAAGGTGCGTTATAAAGAGACCGATCAAATGGGCATAGTGCATCACTCAAACTATTATCCATGGTTCGAAGAGGGGCGGACGGATTTTCTGGCTTCGCTGGGCAGGAGCTACGGGCAGATGGAAAAGGACGGGTTTTTGCTGCCGTTGTTGGAAAGCCATTGTGTTTATAAAAAACCGGCATATTATGAGGATCGGCTTATAATACGTACATATGTAAAAGAGATAAAGGGTGTTAGGATAACCTTCGGCTACCGGGTTCTCAAGCAACCTGAGCAGGTTTTGATAGCCGAGGGTTATACTGTGCATGCCTTTGTAAACAAGGATATGAAGCCTATAAACGTAAAGAAGATCGACAAGAACCTCTACAATTTGTTATATGAATGCTTGGCTTAA
- a CDS encoding S8 family peptidase, translating into MSLWSNVLIQRKVDPDILMHMMRTDSMEQTVSVIIFAKDLANKVTEEAIYKANGRIKYKLPLIKAYAVELSYKHIKDLALLKDVIYISNDANVKCFLDIARPEVKAPQCHRAGYTGSGVTIAILDTGIYPHPDLIQPKNRIIGFKDLINGINRPYDDNGHGTHVAGDAASNGISSNGKYKGIAPGSNLVGVKVLDENGTGNVSDIVAGMQWATDNKDKYGIRVMSMSLGSNKVFAGIDPMMVAVKAVWDSGIVVVAAAGNSGPKDNTIASPGISPVIITVGAADDKGTPTIDDDIVAPFSSRGTFRRCRRVDKPDIVAPGVNITSLAADIDYCPDNIASNEHRSNDAATVGTHKKSMKVSSAKYKTMSGTSFATPIVSGAISLLLQKSPSLTPDEVKKIVLSSGNPLKGQPRNAQGNGIIDIEKMLAQVAP; encoded by the coding sequence ATGAGCCTTTGGTCCAATGTTTTAATACAGCGTAAGGTAGATCCTGATATTCTCATGCATATGATGCGGACAGATAGCATGGAGCAAACCGTATCGGTCATAATATTCGCAAAAGATTTAGCAAATAAAGTTACCGAAGAAGCTATATATAAAGCCAATGGCAGGATAAAATATAAGCTCCCACTGATAAAAGCTTATGCGGTGGAACTTTCTTATAAGCATATAAAAGACCTAGCGTTATTGAAAGATGTCATATATATATCCAATGATGCAAACGTTAAGTGTTTTTTGGATATTGCACGGCCTGAGGTCAAAGCACCCCAGTGTCATAGAGCAGGGTATACCGGCAGCGGGGTAACCATAGCCATACTGGATACCGGGATATATCCTCATCCAGATTTGATACAACCCAAAAATAGAATAATAGGGTTTAAAGACCTAATAAACGGTATTAACAGACCATACGATGATAATGGTCACGGTACCCATGTAGCAGGAGATGCTGCTTCCAACGGTATTTCTTCCAATGGCAAGTATAAAGGCATAGCTCCCGGGAGTAATTTGGTTGGCGTAAAGGTGCTGGATGAAAATGGAACCGGAAATGTGTCCGATATAGTGGCCGGTATGCAGTGGGCAACCGATAATAAAGATAAATACGGTATAAGAGTAATGTCCATGTCTTTAGGCAGCAATAAGGTATTTGCCGGTATAGACCCGATGATGGTAGCGGTTAAAGCCGTATGGGACAGCGGCATTGTAGTAGTAGCCGCTGCAGGCAACAGCGGCCCTAAAGATAATACCATAGCTTCACCTGGTATCAGTCCCGTTATAATCACCGTAGGGGCCGCCGACGACAAAGGCACCCCGACAATCGACGATGACATCGTTGCCCCATTTTCCAGTCGCGGGACATTTCGAAGATGTCGCAGAGTTGATAAGCCTGATATAGTAGCGCCAGGCGTAAATATAACCTCTCTGGCGGCCGATATCGATTATTGCCCTGATAACATTGCAAGCAACGAGCATCGATCAAACGATGCAGCAACTGTCGGAACACATAAAAAAAGCATGAAGGTAAGCTCGGCCAAATATAAAACCATGTCCGGTACGTCCTTTGCTACTCCCATAGTATCCGGAGCTATAAGCCTGCTCTTGCAAAAAAGTCCATCGCTTACACCCGATGAGGTAAAAAAGATCGTATTATCATCAGGAAATCCGCTTAAAGGTCAACCCAGAAATGCACAAGGCAATGGAATAATAGATATAGAAAAAATGCTGGCTCAAGTAGCGCCTTAA
- the mtrB gene encoding trp RNA-binding attenuation protein MtrB: MEQDKLDEILGDYICIKALEDSVTVIGLTRGRDTKFHHTEKLDKGEVMIAQFTENTAAIKIRGKATILTKMGELSSD; encoded by the coding sequence ATGGAACAGGATAAATTGGATGAAATATTGGGAGATTATATATGCATTAAAGCATTAGAAGACAGCGTAACCGTTATAGGTTTGACTAGAGGGCGAGATACGAAATTTCATCATACCGAGAAACTGGATAAGGGAGAGGTAATGATAGCCCAATTTACTGAGAATACCGCTGCCATAAAAATCAGAGGCAAAGCCACAATACTTACGAAAATGGGCGAGCTTAGCAGCGACTGA
- the pfkA gene encoding 6-phosphofructokinase yields MKTIGVLTSGGDAPGMNAAIRAVVRTGAYNDMRTLGIIRGFNGLIHDEIQELDISAVGDILHRGGTILKTARSEEFKTEAGMQKAMEIIKKYGIEGIVVIGGDGSFRGARDLSRLGVPTIGLPGTIDNDIACTDYTIGFSTAINTVIDAINKLRDTASSHDRISIVEVMGRNAGDIALYSGIAGGAESIIVPELPFETDEICRRIIQGRNRGKQHSIIVLAEGVVLNKEISGTIELGKEIEAKTGLEVKVTILGHIQRGGSPTAFDRILASRMGARAVELLKQGIGNRVVGIRNNHIVDVEVEEALTMKRSFNQDLYRLAQILSM; encoded by the coding sequence ATGAAGACAATAGGCGTTTTAACCAGCGGTGGAGATGCGCCAGGCATGAATGCGGCTATAAGGGCTGTAGTGCGTACCGGCGCATACAACGATATGAGGACTTTAGGTATAATAAGGGGATTTAACGGCCTTATTCACGATGAGATTCAAGAGTTGGATATATCAGCCGTGGGCGATATATTGCATAGGGGTGGCACCATCTTAAAGACCGCTCGCAGCGAAGAATTTAAAACCGAAGCCGGTATGCAAAAGGCGATGGAAATTATAAAGAAATATGGAATAGAGGGTATCGTGGTAATAGGAGGCGACGGTTCATTCAGAGGAGCCAGAGATTTGAGCCGACTGGGCGTGCCTACCATAGGGTTACCGGGAACTATAGACAATGACATAGCTTGTACGGATTATACTATAGGCTTCAGCACCGCTATTAATACCGTGATCGATGCCATAAATAAACTGAGGGATACTGCTTCCTCACATGACCGAATAAGCATTGTAGAAGTGATGGGCCGTAATGCCGGTGATATAGCTCTTTATTCCGGTATAGCCGGCGGAGCCGAGAGCATTATAGTTCCCGAGCTGCCGTTTGAGACAGATGAGATATGCAGGCGCATAATACAAGGCAGAAACAGGGGCAAACAACATAGCATCATCGTATTGGCTGAAGGGGTGGTATTAAACAAAGAAATAAGCGGTACTATCGAGCTGGGTAAGGAAATAGAGGCTAAAACAGGTTTGGAAGTTAAAGTAACCATATTAGGCCATATACAACGCGGTGGTAGTCCTACGGCTTTCGATAGAATACTGGCCAGCCGCATGGGTGCCAGAGCAGTAGAATTGTTGAAGCAGGGTATAGGCAATCGAGTAGTGGGTATAAGAAATAATCATATAGTGGACGTTGAAGTAGAAGAAGCTTTGACTATGAAACGCTCATTTAATCAGGATCTATATCGATTAGCGCAGATCCTGTCAATGTAG
- a CDS encoding glycosyltransferase family 4 protein, giving the protein MKVAIFTDSFLPQVSGVTKVLEEQLRYFDAHNIEYMVFAPRYSRVDDSGFKGQIIRLKSMSFIFYKECRVSVPNYMRVKELLKDFNPDIIHIITPFTIGLCGLLCGKQMDIPMVTTYHTNYAQYMRYYYANFIGMGLWDYIKWFHNKCQLSLCPSQETKNELLKHGIYNVEVCPNGIHPDIFSPDKRNEGLREKYGLKDKVGLLYVGRISREKNMDLLVEAMNMLNRQYKDSIKLIMAGNGPYLEHIKRVMPDNVVYTGYIFGEELSEVYASADVFVFPSLTETFGNVVLEAMSSGLPVVAVAAGGVKDNVESGYNGFLVHSDNAQQFVSAVVRLIEDEYMRKRMSYNARQYALTLTWDLVFETLLQAYDSVLKQPEDGTVVLI; this is encoded by the coding sequence ATGAAAGTAGCTATATTTACCGATAGTTTTCTGCCTCAGGTCAGTGGCGTAACGAAGGTACTGGAGGAGCAACTGAGATACTTTGATGCCCATAATATAGAGTATATGGTATTTGCGCCACGATACAGCCGTGTCGATGATAGCGGATTCAAAGGGCAGATAATTCGATTAAAAAGCATGAGCTTTATATTTTACAAAGAATGCCGCGTATCGGTGCCCAATTATATGAGGGTGAAAGAACTATTAAAGGACTTTAATCCCGATATTATACATATAATAACGCCGTTTACCATAGGGTTGTGCGGATTGTTATGCGGTAAGCAGATGGATATACCTATGGTAACGACTTACCATACAAATTATGCACAGTATATGAGGTATTATTATGCCAATTTTATAGGAATGGGCTTATGGGATTATATAAAATGGTTTCATAACAAATGCCAACTTAGTTTATGTCCATCGCAGGAGACCAAAAACGAGTTATTAAAGCACGGTATATATAATGTGGAGGTGTGTCCCAACGGTATACATCCAGATATATTTAGTCCCGATAAAAGAAATGAAGGCTTGCGTGAGAAATATGGACTAAAGGATAAAGTAGGGCTTTTATATGTGGGGAGAATAAGCCGAGAGAAAAACATGGATTTGTTGGTCGAGGCTATGAATATGCTTAACCGCCAGTATAAAGACTCTATAAAGCTAATAATGGCTGGCAACGGTCCTTATTTGGAGCATATTAAACGCGTTATGCCGGATAACGTTGTATATACGGGATATATTTTCGGCGAAGAACTAAGCGAAGTTTATGCATCGGCAGATGTGTTTGTTTTTCCATCGCTTACCGAGACATTTGGTAATGTGGTGCTGGAGGCCATGTCTTCAGGACTACCGGTTGTGGCAGTCGCAGCTGGTGGTGTGAAAGATAATGTGGAAAGCGGATACAACGGATTTTTGGTGCATTCGGATAATGCCCAGCAATTTGTTTCTGCGGTAGTCAGGCTTATAGAGGACGAATATATGCGCAAGCGTATGAGCTATAATGCTAGACAATATGCATTAACTCTTACTTGGGATTTAGTTTTTGAGACTTTGCTTCAAGCATATGATAGCGTATTAAAGCAACCAGAAGATGGAACGGTGGTATTGATATAA